Proteins encoded by one window of Xylella fastidiosa:
- a CDS encoding GPW/gp25 family protein, producing MSPPKLLSMRGMNMHTGKPLDGIDHLRQSVQNILSTPLGSRIMRRDYGSRLPHLLDAPITHVP from the coding sequence GTGAGTCCCCCCAAGCTGCTGAGCATGCGCGGAATGAACATGCACACCGGAAAGCCGCTTGATGGCATCGACCACCTGCGCCAATCGGTACAGAACATCTTGAGCACCCCATTAGGGAGCCGGATCATGCGCCGTGATTACGGCAGCCGACTACCACACCTGCTTGATGCCCCGATCACACACGTGCCCTGA